In Clostridium swellfunianum, a genomic segment contains:
- a CDS encoding DUF47 domain-containing protein — protein sequence MVRLFNNVNNLERDFYKLLSAQSEKTLEGIKQLKLYMKTGLDEDGEKLVIYEKEGDELRRILIDELNKTFITPFEREDIFILSRSIDDMLDYSRSTYEEMQILGLQPTDETRSMVGLILEASEDINYSIVYLKNNPRVSAEHAVTAKKVENKIETEYRKCLVKLLENDDVKYILKMREVYRHLSNLADKIDYAADVIGHIVVKMG from the coding sequence ATGGTAAGACTATTTAATAATGTTAACAATCTAGAGAGAGACTTTTATAAGCTATTATCTGCACAGTCAGAAAAGACCTTGGAGGGAATTAAACAACTTAAGCTTTATATGAAAACAGGACTTGATGAAGATGGAGAAAAGCTTGTTATCTACGAAAAAGAAGGAGATGAGCTCAGAAGAATACTTATAGATGAACTCAATAAAACCTTTATTACACCCTTTGAAAGAGAAGACATTTTTATTCTCTCAAGGTCAATTGATGATATGCTTGACTATAGTAGAAGCACTTATGAGGAAATGCAAATACTTGGCCTTCAGCCTACAGACGAAACAAGAAGCATGGTAGGTCTTATACTGGAGGCTTCAGAAGATATAAATTATTCAATTGTATATTTAAAAAATAATCCGAGAGTTTCAGCTGAACATGCTGTAACTGCAAAAAAAGTCGAGAATAAGATTGAAACAGAATATAGAAAGTGCCTCGTTAAGCTTTTAGAAAATGATGATGTGAAATATATTTTAAAGATGAGAGAAGTCTATAGGCATCTTAGCAACTTAGCTGATAAGATAGATTACGCTGCTGATGTAATCGGTCACATAGTTGTTAAGATGGGGTAA
- a CDS encoding inorganic phosphate transporter: MITAITVAAIILAYGFTILNGIHDGCNVIATIIASRSMPPRRAIIIACAAELIGPLFVGTAVAATIGKGVIKFNYINASGNIVSVVTILAALVGAICWNLLTWKLGIPSSSSHALIGGLLGAGIAGFGLAAIDWHSLIFKVILIMFASPLIGFGIGYIFMKLSIGIFKNFNPKINNFFKHIQVLSMIFLGTSHGSSDGQKAAGIITLLMVVGGMTQEFVVSKWILLSSTFALVFGISLGGWSIIKTVGTGIYKVKPLHSFNVQLSSAFVIFTSNMLGAPVSTTQIVSSSVMGIGSAERINAVKWIRVKNIVLSWFITIPAAGIASMGIFYILKLILI, from the coding sequence GTGATAACAGCAATTACAGTAGCGGCAATAATATTAGCATATGGGTTTACAATTTTAAATGGAATACATGATGGCTGTAATGTTATAGCTACAATCATTGCATCAAGATCAATGCCGCCAAGGCGCGCCATAATTATTGCTTGTGCTGCAGAGCTTATTGGTCCGCTTTTTGTTGGAACTGCGGTAGCTGCAACTATAGGGAAAGGTGTTATAAAATTTAACTATATCAATGCTTCGGGAAATATAGTATCCGTTGTAACAATTTTAGCTGCCTTGGTAGGGGCAATTTGCTGGAACCTGCTAACCTGGAAGCTTGGGATTCCATCAAGCTCCTCCCATGCGTTAATAGGAGGGCTTTTAGGAGCGGGAATTGCCGGATTTGGATTAGCTGCTATAGACTGGCACAGCCTTATCTTCAAGGTTATTTTAATAATGTTTGCTTCACCTTTGATAGGTTTTGGAATAGGCTATATATTTATGAAGCTGAGCATTGGCATATTCAAAAATTTTAATCCAAAGATAAATAACTTTTTTAAACATATACAGGTTCTAAGCATGATATTCTTAGGTACCAGTCACGGCTCCAGTGATGGTCAAAAAGCGGCTGGAATAATTACTTTGCTTATGGTGGTAGGGGGTATGACTCAGGAGTTCGTAGTCTCAAAATGGATACTTTTAAGCAGTACTTTTGCTCTCGTATTTGGAATTTCATTGGGAGGCTGGAGCATTATAAAAACAGTTGGAACTGGAATTTATAAGGTAAAGCCGCTGCATTCCTTTAATGTTCAGCTATCCTCTGCATTTGTAATATTTACTTCAAATATGCTTGGGGCACCAGTAAGTACAACACAAATTGTAAGCTCCTCAGTGATGGGAATAGGCTCAGCTGAGAGAATAAATGCAGTGAAATGGATAAGGGTAAAGAATATTGTATTATCATGGTTTATAACTATACCAGCTGCAGGAATTGCGTCTATGGGCATTTTTTATATTTTAAAATTAATCTTGATTTGA
- a CDS encoding glycerophosphodiester phosphodiesterase: protein MSLNYAHRGASGYYPENTMLAFQKAVEMGCEGIETDVQLTKDGVLVLCHDELVDRTTDGKGLISEINYKDIEKLDAAKLWGGRFKDVKIPTLEELLGYVKNKDIVVNLELKNSIIDYKNLEKLVIDMIDKYNLKEKVIISSFNHYSILRCKAIDCTLKLGLLYSCRIFQPGKYASELGVSAVHPLFYSLDETTVREIKEHKLAINTYTVNDEKYMRELIKLGIDGIITNYPDKLKKVLEEQR, encoded by the coding sequence ATGTCATTAAATTATGCACACAGGGGAGCAAGCGGTTATTACCCAGAAAATACCATGTTAGCTTTTCAAAAGGCTGTAGAAATGGGCTGTGAAGGAATTGAGACAGATGTACAGCTTACTAAGGATGGAGTACTTGTACTTTGTCATGATGAGCTGGTGGATAGAACTACAGATGGCAAGGGACTTATATCTGAAATTAATTATAAGGATATTGAAAAACTTGATGCAGCAAAGCTTTGGGGTGGAAGATTTAAAGATGTAAAAATTCCAACTCTCGAAGAGCTTTTAGGCTATGTTAAGAATAAAGACATAGTTGTTAATCTAGAGCTTAAAAACAGCATAATAGATTATAAAAACCTTGAGAAGCTTGTTATCGATATGATTGATAAATATAACTTAAAGGAGAAAGTGATAATATCTTCCTTTAATCATTATTCTATACTTAGATGTAAGGCTATTGACTGCACACTTAAGCTAGGACTTTTGTATAGCTGCCGTATTTTCCAGCCTGGTAAATATGCAAGTGAGCTCGGTGTAAGTGCTGTTCATCCGTTATTTTATAGTTTGGATGAAACTACTGTAAGGGAAATAAAGGAGCACAAGCTAGCTATCAATACTTATACTGTAAATGATGAAAAATACATGCGTGAACTTATTAAGTTAGGTATTGATGGAATAATAACAAATTATCCAGACAAACTTAAAAAAGTTCTTGAAGAACAAAGGTAG
- a CDS encoding ABC transporter substrate-binding protein, which produces MNIKKITSILLAASMLVGAAGCSKPNNGSQQTSGSKKTVELTLWHAMGGVNGEAVKYIVDEFNKKQTDIHVTAQFQGTYDDAINKLKSSMTGKAGPDIAQIYDIGSRYMVDSGWVVPMQKFIDEDKKFSKDDIEPTLLGYYTVDNKLQSMPFNSSTPILYYNKTAFKAAGLDPNKPPKNFQEIAEYSQKLVKKDGSGKVSQYGFSMAIYGWFFEQLLAKQGAMYANNANGRTQKATAVEWDKSEAGMNILKEWKKLVDSGSVGNFGRKTDDTKNAFTAGRTAMILESTAALGGLVKGAGDRFEIGTAYLPALGTENPNGGVIIGGGSLYALNNGDETRQKAAWEFIKFAVSPEQQATWSKTTGYFPVNKKAYDLDVMKKHLETAPQFKTAIDQLHNTKVNEATRGGLIGVFPEARATIETEIENMLQNKQTPEQAIQNAAKKVNDAITNYNKTNTK; this is translated from the coding sequence ATGAATATCAAAAAAATTACATCAATACTGCTTGCAGCCTCTATGCTAGTTGGTGCAGCAGGTTGTTCGAAGCCAAACAATGGCTCACAGCAAACCAGTGGTTCTAAAAAGACTGTGGAGCTTACTTTATGGCATGCCATGGGTGGGGTAAATGGTGAGGCAGTAAAGTATATAGTAGACGAATTCAACAAGAAACAAACTGACATACATGTTACTGCTCAATTTCAAGGAACCTATGATGATGCTATAAACAAGTTGAAGAGCTCTATGACAGGAAAAGCAGGTCCAGATATAGCACAGATATATGATATAGGTTCAAGATACATGGTTGACAGCGGTTGGGTTGTTCCAATGCAAAAGTTTATCGATGAGGACAAGAAATTTAGTAAAGACGATATAGAGCCAACGTTATTAGGTTATTATACTGTTGACAACAAGCTCCAATCGATGCCGTTCAACTCTTCAACGCCAATACTATACTATAATAAAACTGCATTTAAGGCTGCTGGCTTAGATCCAAATAAGCCGCCAAAGAACTTTCAGGAAATAGCTGAATACAGCCAAAAACTTGTTAAGAAAGATGGTTCAGGCAAGGTTTCTCAATATGGTTTTTCCATGGCTATATATGGTTGGTTCTTTGAGCAGCTATTAGCAAAGCAAGGTGCTATGTATGCTAATAATGCAAATGGAAGAACTCAAAAGGCTACTGCTGTTGAGTGGGATAAGAGTGAAGCAGGAATGAATATTCTTAAAGAATGGAAAAAGCTTGTTGACTCTGGAAGCGTTGGAAACTTTGGAAGAAAGACAGATGATACTAAGAATGCCTTTACAGCAGGAAGAACTGCAATGATTCTTGAATCAACTGCAGCTCTTGGCGGATTAGTTAAAGGTGCAGGCGACAGATTTGAAATAGGTACAGCTTATCTGCCAGCTTTAGGTACCGAAAATCCAAATGGTGGAGTTATAATAGGCGGAGGCTCTTTATATGCTCTTAACAACGGCGATGAAACAAGACAAAAGGCAGCTTGGGAATTCATAAAATTTGCAGTTTCTCCAGAACAGCAGGCAACTTGGTCTAAGACTACAGGGTACTTCCCAGTAAATAAGAAGGCCTATGATTTGGATGTTATGAAGAAGCATCTTGAAACAGCTCCACAATTTAAAACAGCTATAGATCAGCTTCACAATACAAAGGTTAACGAAGCTACAAGAGGCGGTTTAATAGGAGTATTCCCAGAAGCAAGAGCTACAATAGAAACAGAAATAGAAAATATGCTGCAAAATAAGCAAACCCCGGAGCAAGCTATTCAGAACGCAGCTAAAAAGGTTAATGATGCTATAACCAACTATAATAAAACAAATACTAAATAA
- a CDS encoding carbohydrate ABC transporter permease, with protein MNEGKVKKEFSKILVYVVNIAIGILIVSPIIYAVLVSLMAPDQVFEYPPKLIPRGLHWENYKDALRTAPILKFIVNSLMMASAITIGQIITGGLAAYAFSFMEFKGKKVLFIAILSTMMIPGQSIIIANYLTISSLGWIDTFRALIIPHLTSALSVFLLRQAFLVLPRELREAAVMDGCGNFKFLISIAIPLTKPAIGSLGIYAFLNAWNMYLWPLLVTNRDSMRTVQIGMSMLQNVDSQAFGPLMAGITMILLPSILAFVLGQKQLIEGLTAGSVKS; from the coding sequence GTGAATGAAGGAAAAGTAAAAAAAGAGTTTTCAAAAATACTTGTTTATGTTGTAAACATAGCTATAGGTATTTTAATTGTATCACCAATTATTTATGCTGTGCTAGTAAGTTTAATGGCCCCAGATCAGGTTTTTGAATATCCGCCCAAACTGATACCTAGGGGGTTACACTGGGAAAACTATAAAGATGCTCTTAGAACAGCACCAATACTGAAGTTTATAGTTAACAGTTTAATGATGGCATCTGCAATAACTATAGGACAAATTATAACTGGAGGACTTGCGGCTTATGCCTTCTCCTTCATGGAATTCAAAGGTAAGAAAGTTCTTTTTATAGCAATACTTTCTACAATGATGATTCCAGGACAGTCAATAATTATAGCAAACTATCTTACTATAAGTTCTCTAGGCTGGATTGATACCTTTAGAGCGTTAATAATACCACATTTAACCTCAGCTCTATCAGTGTTTTTATTGAGGCAAGCCTTTCTAGTACTTCCTCGTGAATTAAGAGAGGCTGCAGTTATGGATGGATGTGGAAACTTTAAATTCTTAATCAGTATAGCTATTCCTTTAACTAAACCAGCAATAGGTTCCTTAGGTATTTATGCTTTTTTAAATGCTTGGAATATGTATCTATGGCCTCTTCTAGTTACAAATAGGGATAGCATGAGAACTGTACAAATAGGGATGAGCATGCTTCAAAATGTTGACTCTCAAGCCTTTGGGCCGCTGATGGCAGGGATAACAATGATTCTTCTGCCATCTATATTAGCCTTCGTTTTAGGACAAAAGCAACTTATAGAAGGTCTTACTGCAGGCTCTGTTAAGAGTTGA
- a CDS encoding carbohydrate ABC transporter permease, which yields MQNYNSSLAAEKKMVKKPGRAKRGFFKTVEPYIYILPCILIFAAFTFYPFIKTIYLSLNATNPQGQVSYFVGLENYTNQFKDPSFRNSLMVTVKFAIMTVFPSMFIGFIAAVLGNTKIKGIGIFRTLYALPLAISAAAASIVWMFLFHPSIGIINYLLKSEIGWLTDPSWGLLSVVIVTVWMNIGINFVFMIGGLQSISHDLYESAAIDGAGIIRKHWSITIPSLGPTLFFLLIINIINTFQAFGQIKIMTSGGPGEATNALVFSIYREAFFNNRFGVASAQSIVLFVILLILTLLQFKLEKKVNY from the coding sequence ATGCAAAATTATAATTCTTCATTAGCTGCAGAAAAAAAGATGGTAAAGAAACCAGGTAGGGCAAAGAGAGGGTTTTTTAAAACTGTAGAACCATATATATATATTTTGCCTTGTATACTAATATTTGCGGCTTTTACTTTTTATCCTTTTATTAAAACTATCTATCTAAGCTTAAATGCTACTAACCCTCAAGGGCAAGTAAGCTATTTTGTTGGCTTGGAAAACTACACTAATCAATTTAAGGATCCATCCTTTAGAAACAGTCTTATGGTTACAGTGAAATTTGCAATAATGACAGTATTCCCATCTATGTTTATAGGCTTTATTGCAGCGGTATTGGGAAATACAAAGATAAAGGGAATTGGAATATTTAGAACTCTATATGCTCTTCCATTAGCTATATCTGCTGCTGCAGCATCAATTGTATGGATGTTTCTTTTTCATCCAAGTATAGGAATCATAAACTATCTGTTAAAAAGTGAAATAGGCTGGCTGACAGATCCAAGCTGGGGGCTTTTATCAGTTGTTATTGTAACTGTTTGGATGAACATAGGCATTAACTTTGTATTTATGATAGGAGGGCTTCAAAGTATATCTCATGATTTGTATGAAAGTGCTGCAATAGATGGAGCGGGAATTATTAGAAAGCATTGGTCAATAACCATACCATCCTTAGGACCAACGTTATTTTTCTTATTAATTATAAATATTATTAATACCTTCCAAGCTTTTGGTCAAATTAAAATCATGACTTCAGGCGGACCAGGAGAAGCTACTAATGCATTAGTATTCTCAATTTATAGAGAAGCCTTCTTCAACAATAGATTTGGAGTGGCAAGTGCGCAGTCTATAGTATTATTTGTAATATTACTAATACTTACATTACTTCAATTTAAGCTGGAAAAGAAGGTGAATTATTAG
- the larA gene encoding nickel-dependent lactate racemase, producing MEYSLGFAKTSMKVSIEGKNLLNVLHANEVQIELTGPAEVKRAIENPIGSDRLYKIVKPGEKIAIITSDITRPMPSKVVLPVVLEELYKAGIKDEDITIVFALGSHRKHSEKEKQYLIGEEIYSRISCIDSDVKDFVHFGYTENKTPIDIFTPVAKADRRICLGNIEYHYFAGYSGGAKAIMPGVSTREAIQANHSRMVEDAAYAGNLTTNPVRKDIEDTIKLVPIDFIVNVVLNEKKEIIKAVAGHYIEAHREGCRFLDGFYKIPIKDKADIVISSIGGYPKDLNLYQAQKALDNAKHAVKNGGIIILVASCKEGLGEDVFEKWLLEAEKPEDLVQKIKTNFVLGGHKAAAIAMVLENARVFLVSELEPEFVRNIFLEPFSNVQRALDSAYEALGEDAKVILIPHGGSILPVLKK from the coding sequence ATGGAATACAGTTTAGGTTTTGCTAAGACATCAATGAAGGTTAGCATAGAGGGTAAAAATTTACTTAATGTACTTCATGCAAACGAGGTTCAAATAGAGCTCACTGGTCCTGCAGAAGTTAAAAGAGCTATAGAAAATCCAATAGGCTCTGACAGACTCTATAAAATAGTTAAGCCAGGAGAGAAAATAGCCATAATAACCAGCGATATAACTAGGCCAATGCCAAGCAAGGTAGTGCTTCCGGTAGTGCTTGAGGAACTTTATAAAGCAGGGATAAAAGATGAGGATATAACTATTGTGTTTGCTTTAGGCAGTCATAGAAAGCATTCTGAAAAAGAAAAACAGTACTTGATTGGAGAGGAAATCTACAGCAGAATAAGCTGTATAGACAGTGATGTAAAGGATTTTGTTCACTTTGGCTATACTGAAAATAAAACGCCTATAGATATTTTTACTCCAGTAGCAAAAGCCGATAGAAGAATTTGTCTCGGAAATATTGAATACCACTATTTTGCTGGCTACAGTGGAGGAGCTAAGGCGATAATGCCTGGAGTTTCTACAAGGGAAGCTATACAGGCAAATCATAGCAGAATGGTTGAAGATGCTGCGTATGCAGGAAATTTAACAACTAATCCAGTAAGAAAGGATATAGAGGACACAATAAAGCTTGTACCAATAGATTTTATAGTTAATGTTGTACTTAATGAGAAAAAAGAAATCATAAAAGCTGTTGCAGGTCACTATATCGAGGCTCATAGAGAGGGCTGCCGGTTCCTGGATGGATTTTATAAGATTCCTATTAAGGATAAGGCTGATATAGTCATTTCTTCAATAGGAGGCTACCCTAAGGATTTAAACCTCTACCAAGCTCAAAAAGCCTTGGACAATGCCAAACATGCAGTTAAGAATGGTGGAATTATAATTCTTGTTGCTTCCTGTAAGGAGGGCCTTGGAGAAGATGTGTTTGAAAAGTGGCTCCTAGAAGCTGAAAAGCCAGAAGACTTGGTACAAAAAATAAAGACAAATTTTGTTTTAGGAGGACACAAGGCTGCAGCTATTGCAATGGTACTTGAAAATGCAAGAGTATTTCTAGTTTCAGAGTTAGAGCCTGAGTTTGTAAGAAATATTTTCCTTGAGCCCTTCAGCAATGTGCAGAGAGCTTTAGATAGCGCTTACGAGGCTTTAGGTGAAGACGCTAAGGTTATTTTAATTCCACACGGAGGTTCCATCTTGCCAGTGTTAAAAAAATAA
- the iolG gene encoding inositol 2-dehydrogenase: MNKKVRVGVIGAGRIGKIHAENIAKRLGAQAELVAVADVFLNDSIKEWAKSLGVENVYDDYKKIIDDPTIDAVIICSSTNTHSIISVEAANSGKHIFCEKPIDYDLEKIKEALDTVAKAGVKFQVGFNRRFDHNFKKVRELVKDGKVGDVHIVKVTARDPQPPTPEYAKVSGGMFLDMTIHDFDMVRYLSDSEVEEVYTNAAVLVDPAIGEAGDVDTALISLKFKNGAIGIIDNSRKAAYGYDQRVEVFGSKGSAEAANDRPSTVVLSTQDGVQSDKPLYFFLERYMESFAEEMKEFFNAIINDTDTVVSGIDGLKPVLLGMAAKKSYLESRPVKMSEFEV, translated from the coding sequence ATGAACAAGAAAGTAAGAGTAGGTGTCATTGGAGCAGGTAGAATAGGAAAGATTCATGCTGAAAATATTGCGAAGCGATTAGGTGCACAGGCTGAGCTTGTTGCTGTAGCAGATGTGTTTTTAAATGACAGCATAAAGGAATGGGCAAAGTCTTTAGGTGTAGAAAATGTATATGATGATTATAAAAAAATTATAGATGATCCAACAATAGATGCAGTAATAATTTGTTCTTCAACAAATACACACTCAATAATATCTGTTGAGGCTGCTAATTCAGGCAAGCATATTTTCTGTGAAAAGCCAATAGACTATGATTTGGAAAAAATAAAGGAAGCTTTGGACACAGTTGCAAAGGCTGGAGTTAAGTTCCAAGTTGGCTTTAACAGACGTTTTGACCATAACTTTAAGAAGGTTAGGGAATTGGTTAAAGACGGAAAGGTTGGAGACGTCCATATAGTTAAAGTTACTGCAAGAGACCCACAGCCTCCAACTCCAGAATATGCAAAGGTGTCTGGTGGAATGTTCCTTGATATGACTATACATGATTTTGATATGGTTAGATATTTAAGCGACAGTGAGGTTGAAGAAGTTTACACAAATGCTGCAGTACTTGTTGATCCAGCTATAGGAGAAGCAGGAGACGTAGACACAGCATTGATTTCCTTAAAATTTAAGAATGGAGCAATTGGTATCATAGATAACAGCAGAAAAGCTGCTTATGGCTATGACCAAAGAGTTGAAGTGTTTGGCTCCAAGGGTTCTGCAGAAGCAGCAAATGACAGACCATCAACAGTTGTATTAAGCACACAAGACGGAGTACAATCCGACAAGCCATTATATTTCTTTCTAGAGAGATATATGGAATCCTTTGCTGAAGAAATGAAGGAATTTTTCAATGCAATAATTAATGACACAGATACAGTTGTTTCTGGAATAGATGGATTAAAGCCAGTGCTGCTTGGAATGGCTGCTAAGAAGTCTTACCTTGAAAGCAGACCAGTTAAGATGTCAGAATTTGAAGTTTAG
- the iolE gene encoding myo-inosose-2 dehydratase, whose product MFDSEKVKLGIAPIAWTNDDMPELGGENTFEQCVSEMALAGFTGSEVGNKYPRDTIVLKKALELRGINIASAWFSSFLTTKPLEEIVEAFIKHRDFLHEMGAKVIVVSEQGHSVQGQMDTPVFEGKPHFTEGEWIKLARGLEELGRLAAEKEMKIVYHHHMGTGVQTTEEVDKLMSMTDESLVYLLFDSGHFTFSGENPEEILRKYVNRIKHVHLKDIRKEVLDRVREEKLSFLKGVKLGVFTIPGDGMINFEPLFKVLDENNYEGWFVVEAEQDPALANPLEYAIKARKYIKEKTGL is encoded by the coding sequence ATGTTTGATAGTGAAAAAGTAAAGTTAGGGATTGCACCAATAGCATGGACAAACGATGATATGCCAGAACTAGGAGGAGAAAACACCTTCGAGCAGTGCGTTAGTGAAATGGCTTTAGCTGGCTTCACAGGCAGCGAGGTTGGAAATAAATATCCTAGAGATACAATAGTGCTTAAAAAAGCACTTGAGCTTAGAGGAATAAACATAGCAAGTGCATGGTTCAGCTCATTCTTAACTACAAAGCCATTAGAAGAAATTGTTGAAGCTTTCATAAAGCACAGAGATTTCCTGCATGAAATGGGAGCTAAGGTTATAGTAGTTTCTGAACAGGGGCACAGTGTTCAAGGGCAAATGGATACTCCAGTATTTGAAGGCAAGCCTCACTTTACTGAAGGAGAGTGGATAAAGCTTGCTAGAGGCCTTGAAGAATTAGGAAGACTTGCTGCAGAAAAGGAAATGAAGATAGTTTACCATCATCATATGGGCACTGGAGTTCAAACAACTGAAGAAGTTGATAAGCTAATGTCCATGACTGATGAAAGCTTAGTATATTTATTATTTGATTCAGGGCACTTTACCTTCTCAGGAGAAAATCCAGAAGAAATTCTTAGAAAATATGTTAACAGAATTAAGCACGTACACCTTAAGGATATAAGAAAAGAAGTGCTTGATAGAGTTAGAGAAGAAAAGCTAAGCTTCTTAAAGGGAGTTAAGCTTGGAGTATTTACAATACCTGGTGATGGAATGATTAATTTTGAACCGTTATTTAAAGTATTGGATGAAAACAATTATGAAGGCTGGTTTGTTGTTGAGGCAGAGCAAGATCCAGCACTGGCAAATCCATTAGAGTATGCTATAAAAGCTAGAAAATATATAAAAGAAAAAACGGGATTATAG
- the iolD gene encoding 3D-(3,5/4)-trihydroxycyclohexane-1,2-dione acylhydrolase (decyclizing), with protein sequence MKTIRLTMGQALLKFLDNQYINFDGEENKFVKGVFTIFGHGVVVGFGEALEGYKGDIRVYQGRNEQGMAHAAIGHAKQKNRREIIACTSSIGPGALNMVTAAGTATVNRIPLLLLPGDAFACRQPDPVLQQVEQPTSALITANDAFKAVSKYWDRVTRPEQLMSAMINAMRVLTDPADTGAVTICLPQDVEAEAYDYPVEFFEKRVHYIERRMPTKGEVERAVEIIKGKKKPIIICGGGVVYSEASEALRSFAEKFNIPFAETQAGKGAIEWNHSLNLGGMGVTGTAAANIIARDADLVIAVGTRLSDFTTTSKWAFQNSEVEVLSINVNSFDAHKMNAKMILADAKESLNALEAALGDYKSAYTDEVLKVKKAWDAEVDRLFSIELENGLSQTRVLGELDKLIGKDAVVVGSSGSLPGDLQRVWRPEKYKTYHMEYGFSCMGYEVCAALGAKIAEPNREVYSMVGDGSYLMLHSELITSIQEGKKINVVLFDNTGFGCIYNLQTSQGIPGFNTEFRYRNEESGRLDGAYIPIDYAASAAGYGVKTYRVTTIEELKAAVEDAKNSKVSTLFDIKVLPGTMTGGYENWWRVGVPEVSEKETVLEAHEKMSAEIAKTKKF encoded by the coding sequence ATGAAAACTATAAGACTTACGATGGGTCAAGCACTTTTGAAGTTTCTTGATAACCAATATATTAATTTTGATGGTGAAGAAAACAAATTTGTAAAAGGCGTTTTCACGATATTTGGTCATGGAGTAGTAGTTGGTTTTGGGGAAGCTTTAGAAGGATATAAAGGTGATATTAGAGTTTACCAAGGCCGTAATGAGCAGGGAATGGCTCATGCAGCTATAGGCCATGCAAAACAAAAAAATAGAAGAGAAATAATAGCGTGTACATCTTCCATAGGGCCAGGAGCTCTTAATATGGTTACAGCAGCAGGTACAGCTACTGTTAATAGAATTCCTCTCCTGCTTTTACCTGGTGATGCATTTGCCTGCAGACAGCCAGATCCAGTGCTTCAGCAGGTTGAGCAGCCAACAAGCGCGTTAATTACTGCTAATGATGCTTTTAAAGCAGTTTCAAAGTATTGGGACAGAGTAACAAGACCAGAGCAGCTAATGTCTGCAATGATAAATGCTATGAGAGTTTTAACTGACCCGGCGGATACTGGGGCAGTTACAATCTGCCTTCCACAGGATGTTGAGGCAGAAGCTTATGATTATCCAGTAGAATTCTTTGAAAAGAGAGTTCACTATATAGAAAGAAGAATGCCAACTAAGGGTGAGGTTGAAAGAGCTGTAGAAATTATTAAGGGCAAGAAGAAGCCAATAATAATCTGCGGTGGTGGAGTAGTTTATTCTGAAGCTTCAGAAGCTTTAAGAAGCTTTGCAGAAAAATTTAACATACCATTTGCTGAAACCCAGGCAGGAAAAGGAGCAATTGAGTGGAACCACTCCTTAAACCTTGGAGGTATGGGAGTAACAGGAACAGCCGCAGCAAATATAATTGCTAGAGATGCTGACCTTGTTATAGCAGTTGGAACAAGACTATCAGACTTTACTACAACTTCAAAATGGGCTTTCCAAAATTCTGAGGTTGAAGTGCTTTCAATAAATGTAAATTCCTTCGACGCTCACAAAATGAATGCAAAGATGATTCTTGCTGATGCTAAAGAAAGCTTAAATGCTTTAGAGGCTGCACTTGGCGATTACAAATCAGCTTATACAGATGAAGTTTTAAAGGTTAAGAAGGCTTGGGATGCTGAAGTTGACAGATTGTTCAGCATTGAGCTTGAAAATGGACTTTCACAGACAAGAGTACTTGGGGAATTAGATAAGCTTATAGGAAAAGATGCTGTAGTAGTTGGTTCTTCAGGAAGCTTGCCAGGAGACCTTCAAAGAGTATGGAGACCAGAAAAATATAAGACCTATCATATGGAATATGGCTTCTCCTGCATGGGCTACGAGGTGTGTGCAGCATTAGGAGCTAAAATAGCTGAACCAAACAGAGAGGTTTACTCAATGGTTGGTGACGGAAGCTACCTAATGCTTCACTCAGAGCTTATAACAAGCATACAAGAGGGTAAGAAGATAAATGTAGTTCTTTTTGACAATACTGGCTTTGGCTGCATTTATAATCTTCAAACCTCACAAGGCATACCAGGCTTCAACACAGAATTCAGATATAGAAATGAAGAGTCTGGAAGGCTTGACGGTGCTTATATTCCAATAGACTATGCAGCAAGTGCAGCAGGCTATGGAGTTAAGACCTACAGAGTTACAACAATTGAAGAGTTAAAGGCTGCTGTTGAAGATGCGAAGAACAGCAAGGTATCAACGCTATTTGACATAAAGGTGCTTCCAGGAACGATGACTGGCGGCTACGAAAACTGGTGGAGAGTTGGAGTTCCAGAGGTTTCTGAAAAGGAAACTGTACTAGAGGCTCATGAGAAAATGTCAGCTGAAATTGCTAAAACAAAGAAGTTCTAA